The bacterium genome segment CCTTTTTCGTCCGACTTTTTCTTTTCCTTGCCAAAGTCCTGGATGTCCCGGGCCAGATCGAGAAGCCGCTTGTCGACGCGCCCGTTCAGCGATTTCGGTGGATAATGGCCGTCGTCGCCGCGCTTGCCCGCCGCGATGCCCGTGCAGATCTCGAGCGCCTCGTCGATCGTCGAAACGGACCAGACGTGGAACTTGCCTTTTTTCACCGCCTCGGTGATCTCGTTGCGGAGCATCAGATCGCGCTCGTTACCGGCGGGGATGATGACGCCTTGCTTGCCGGTGAGCTTGCGCTCCTTGCAGACGGAATAGAAGCCGTCGATCTTTTCGTTCACCGCGCCGATCGGTTGCACCTCGCCGTCCTGGTTCAGGGATCCCGTCACCGCGACGGATTGATCGATCGCAACGCCCGCGATTGCGGAAAACAGCGCGATCGTTTCGGCCATCGAGGCGGAATCGCCGTCGATGAGGCCGTAGCTCTGTTCGAAGGCGATCGAGGCCGACAGGCTGATCGGCTTGTCTTGCGAAAAGCGGGATCGCAAAAAACCGGACAGGATGAACAGGCCCTTGTCGTACAACTTCCCCGACAGTTTGGCCTCGCGCTCGATGTTGATGACGCCCGCGCGCCCCATCGCGACCGAACAGGTGATGCGCGTGGGCTTGCCGAAAAGATAGTCACCGATCTGGTAAACGGACAGGCCGTTGATCCGGCCGACAATGCCGCCCGCGGTGTCGATGAGAATGCGGTCGCGCCGGATCATCTCCTGGATGCGTTCCTCCACGAGATTCGCGCGATTGCGCCTGGCGTCGAGCGCGCGGTCCACGTGCCGGGCGAGCACCGTTTTCGCCTTGCTCTTGTTCGCCCAATACGCCGATTCGCAAACGAGGTCCGACAGCACGGAAAAGCGCGTCGTCAGCTTTTCCTGATCGCCCGCCATCGCCACGCCCTCTTCCAGAAGCGCCGCGATCGCCGAACGGTCGAACGGGGGCAGACCGTCGTTTCGCACGATCTGCGCCACGAAACGCGCGGTTTTCAGGGTCGCGTCCTCGTCGCGGCCCATCACCGTGTCGAAATCCGCGCGGATCTTGAACATGCGGCGAAAGTCCTCGTCCGCCGCGTACAGGAAGTGATAGAGTTGATTTTCGCCCACCACGACGAATTTCACGTCGATATCGATGCCAAGCGGTTTCATGGCGCTCGACAAATAGAACAAAAACGAATCGTACGACTCGATCTCGAGCTTGCGCGACTTGATGGTGCGTTTGAGCGCCTTCCAGACGCCCGGCTCGGTCAGCGCGTCCATCAGGTGAAAAATGACGTAGCCGCCGTCGGCGCGAAGAATGCTTCCGGCGCGGATCTTTGTGAAATCCGTCGTGAAATGCGCGTTCGGCGCGAGCGCACGCTCGATCGTGCCGAAAAGATTCCGGTACGTGGGCGTATTTTCGACGATGATCGGACGCTCCTTGGTCTGCGCGTTGTCCACGACGACGTTGACATCCCACTCGAGAAACGGGTGCGTGTCCGGAGCTTCGTGCCCGAACAGGCCCGCGATCGGCATCGGGATGGACGTCTCGGCCTCGTCCTTCTCCTTGAAGCGCGAGAGGTTTTCGAGCGTGTATTCGTACATGTCGTCGAAATACGGCTTCAGCGCATCCGCGGCGTGATCCTCGCGCAGGTCGTTCACGAGTGATTTGACGACCGTCGAGGCGAGATCCTTTTCGAGCTGACGCAAATTTTCCTTTAGCTCGCGATCGATGCGCCGCGCCTCCTTGAGCGTCGATTCGAGCTGATTCGACAACTCCTGATGCGCGCGTTTGAGGTCGCCAAGGCGCCCGGATGGAAAGTTGCCGTTCTTGGCCATCTGTTCGAGTTGCTCGAACGGCACCGGTTGATCTTCGATGATCGGCATGATCGCCGGCCGCGTGAGGTTGCCGATCTGCACCTGCACCATGGCGAACGCCTTGCCTTTCATCTCGGCTTCGAGTTCGGAAAAGATATGCTTTTGCCGGTCACGGAAGGTTTCGACAAGCGCGTCGCGCCGCGCCTTGAACTCCTTGTTATCGAACAGATTCGGGACCGCTTCCTGCAAATCCGCGACAAACTGGTGCATGTCGCGCCGCAGCGTATGCCCCTCGCCCGCCGTGAGCTTGACGCCGTAAGGCTCGTTCGGATTGTTGAAGTTGAACAGAAACACGATGTCGCGCGGCGGCCTTTTCGTGCCGTTGCCGTTCATCTTCGCGAGCACGCGTTTGATTGTGCTCATCTTGCCCGTGCCGCCCGTTCCCGTCGCGAAAACGTGGAAGCCGGAGGTGCGGATCGTCAGGCCGAGTTCCAGGGCTTCCATCGCGCGCGGCTGGCCGACGACGCCGTCGAGCGGCGTCAGTTCATCCGTCGTGGAAAACGGCAACGACGCGGGATCGCATCGCCAGCGAAGTTTTTCGGGCCCGATGGCGAATTCAGCGCGCTTGCGCGAGGTCATACGCACCCCGGTGTGATTGGATAACGGCGTCCGGTCAGCGGTAGCGAAGCGCGAGAAGCCGCGCCTCCGTGTTGCCCGGATCGTCCTCGAGCGCCGCGCGAATCTGCTCGGCGGCCTCGTCGACCTTGCCCTGATTGGCCAGGCTCTTGGCCAGCAGAACGCGCGCGGCGGCACGGAACGGCGGATCGTTGTCGAGCATCTGCGCGGCCTTCATGCCGAATTCCCGCGCGCCCGGCCAGTCGCCTTTTTCAAAACGGCCGCGGCCAAGGAAGTAATACGCGTATCCGTTCTTGCGATCCAGGCTGATGGCACGTTCGAGTTTGGAAACGTACGTCGCGCCGTATCCCGCGTCGATTCCCGCCTTCACCTGTTCCATGCTCGCGCGCTTGGCGGATGGCTGGCCCTTGGCGGTCGCGCCCCGGTAGGCCGATTCCCAAAGTTCGGGCGAGATCGGCTGCAACGTTTTGTCGACGCTCACCACGCGCCGGATCGGTTCGCGCGGCGCGGGATCTTCCTCGGCCGGTTCGGGCTCGACCGGCGCGAACGGATCTTCTTCCGGCTCGCCGGCGGACGCTTCGTCGATCGCGCCTTCCTCCGGGTTTGCGACCGGTTTCGCATCCGACTCCGCCGGTTCGACGACCCACCAGGGCGCGCGCGTCGTATCCTCGCGGCCGGGCATCGACTCGCCGCCAAGGTCGCGCGAGATGATCGCGTCGCCCGACTCCTCGTTGGCCTCGCGCGCGTCGCGGACCGCGAACAGGGCCGATGTGCGTGCGTCCTGCGCGGCGTCCTCGTCTTCCGGGCTAGCTGTTTCGTCAGGCGCGGCTTCGGCTTGGGCGGGCGCGGGCGCCGGCGTCGGCGTGGGGTCAACGACATCGCGGCTTGTCGGGGCATCGTCGCCCACGCGGAACACCTCGGCGCCGTGGCGGTCCTTGATGACGCACCCGCCCGTGAAAAGAGAGACGAGCGTCAAGACAAATAGAATGACGAAAGTTTGTTTCACGTTTCCTTCTCGCCCGAACCGAGTTTCAGGAATTTTTCGATCAGCGAATCCTGGTGGATTTCGCACTCCTCGCCCGGTTCGGTGCCTTTGACGAACACTTCGTTCCTGACCGCCGGGCAGTCGTAAATTGCCAACTTTCCCGACTCGGTGCAAACGTCGCGATGCACGATGCCCGCCGGCTCCTCGAACGGCGTCGGCTCGCTGCCCGCGAGCTGAGCCTGCATGAAACGCGTCCAGATCGGCAACGCCGCGCGCGATCCGGCGAGGCCGACGTTGCGATCCTCATCAAAACCGACCCACACCGCGGCCAGAAGGCGCGGGGTATATCCGACAAACCACGCATCCTTGTGATCGTCCGTCGTGCCGGTCTTTCCCGCCGCCGGATGCGTGAATCCCATGCCGCGCGCGCGCTGCGCCGTGCCGCGGTTGATGACGTCCTGCATCACGCTGGTCGTCAGATACGCAACCTCCGCGGGCATGACGTTGCGCAGCTCGACGGGCTTTTTCTCGAGCACCTCGCCGCGCGCGTCGACAATATCGCGAATCGAAAGCGGCGCCGCCCAGGTGCCCTGATTCGCCAGCGTGGAATAGGCGTTCGCCACCTCGAGCGGCGACAAGTCCGCGGAGCCAAGCGACAGCGCGGGAAACTCCGGCATCGGCGTCGTGATGCCCATCTTGTAAGCGAGCGACGCCACGCGGTCGATGCCGACTTCCATCGCGAGCCGGGCCGTCGGCACGTTCATCGAATGAACGAGCGCGTCGCGGATCGTCACCGACCCGCGATATTGGCGGTCGTAATTCTGCGGCGTCCAGTTGGGCGAGCCGGCTTGTTCGACCGTGTAGGGCTCGTCTTCGACCACCGTCGCGGGCGTGAAAGCGAACGCCGGATCCTCCGCCGCACGCAAAAAACCCGCCGTGTAGACGAATGGCTTGAAGACCGAGCCGACCTGCCGGCGCGACTGCACCGCGCGGTTGTATTGGCTCTCGTAGTAATCGCGTCCGCCGACCATCGCACGGATGAAGCCCGTCTGCGGCTGCGTCACGACGATCGCCCCCTGCGGACCGCCTTCCTTGTAGAGATTCGGGAAATCCGCCTCGAGTTGGCTAAGACCCTCGGTCAGCGCGGCCTCGGCGTTTCGCTGCGTGTTGACGTCGAGCGTCGTGAAAATCGAAAGCCCTTCGCCGATCAGGATATCCGGTCCGTAGCGCGCCTCGAGTTGGCGTCGAAGGAAGTCGATGAAATACGGCGCGATCGTGCGCGTCGGCTTGCGTTTGAGCACGCGCACATCCCGCGCGAGCGCCTCCTCGGCCTGACCCCGCGTGATGAGGTCCGACTCGAACATGCGCCTCACGATGAGATCGCGGCGTGCGCGCGCGCGCTCCATCTGCGTGTTGGGGTTGTACGAAGCGGGCGATCGGATCAGCCCGGCGAGAAGCGCGCTTTCAGCCAGGCCCAGCGAACGCACGTCGCGCCCGAAATAGTGGCGGCTCGCCTGCCCCACGCCGCTGATGGAGACGGGCCCTTCCTGCGCGAAATAGACCTCGTTCAAATACGCCTCGAAGATCGCGTCCTTGTCGTAGATCATCTCCAGCACGATCGCCATGACGGCCTCCTTCGCCTTGCGCGCGTAAGTGCGTTCGGCGGAAAGGAAGAAGTTCTTGACGAGCTGTTGCGTGATGGTGCTGCCGCCCTGCACGACCTTGCGGGCGATCAGATTTTTCACCATCGCGCGCGCGAAGCCGAACGGATCGATGCCGTGGTGCCGATAAAACCGCTTGTCCTCGACGGTCACGATCGCGTTTCGCAGATGCGGGCTGACCTCCACATAACGCACGATGTCTCGGTCTTCCTGGAACTCGCCGAAAAAGCGCGCGATCAGTTCGGGCTCGATCTCGACGGCGGGCAGCTCGTCGCCTGTGTCGAAGTTTTCGATGCCCCGGATAACGCCATCTTTCAACGTCAGGCGAAACGCGTAACCCTTCACCGGCTCCCACGGATAGTCAAAATCGCGCAGGT includes the following:
- a CDS encoding PBP1A family penicillin-binding protein; its protein translation is MISLMAAGAVYAYSITDDLVMRFEGKRWKVPSRVYSDSLTLLPGDSIASVGLVDRLTRLQYQPIESGRPQAGEYRQGPNELVIHLRDFDYPWEPVKGYAFRLTLKDGVIRGIENFDTGDELPAVEIEPELIARFFGEFQEDRDIVRYVEVSPHLRNAIVTVEDKRFYRHHGIDPFGFARAMVKNLIARKVVQGGSTITQQLVKNFFLSAERTYARKAKEAVMAIVLEMIYDKDAIFEAYLNEVYFAQEGPVSISGVGQASRHYFGRDVRSLGLAESALLAGLIRSPASYNPNTQMERARARRDLIVRRMFESDLITRGQAEEALARDVRVLKRKPTRTIAPYFIDFLRRQLEARYGPDILIGEGLSIFTTLDVNTQRNAEAALTEGLSQLEADFPNLYKEGGPQGAIVVTQPQTGFIRAMVGGRDYYESQYNRAVQSRRQVGSVFKPFVYTAGFLRAAEDPAFAFTPATVVEDEPYTVEQAGSPNWTPQNYDRQYRGSVTIRDALVHSMNVPTARLAMEVGIDRVASLAYKMGITTPMPEFPALSLGSADLSPLEVANAYSTLANQGTWAAPLSIRDIVDARGEVLEKKPVELRNVMPAEVAYLTTSVMQDVINRGTAQRARGMGFTHPAAGKTGTTDDHKDAWFVGYTPRLLAAVWVGFDEDRNVGLAGSRAALPIWTRFMQAQLAGSEPTPFEEPAGIVHRDVCTESGKLAIYDCPAVRNEVFVKGTEPGEECEIHQDSLIEKFLKLGSGEKET
- a CDS encoding AAA family ATPase; translated protein: MTSRKRAEFAIGPEKLRWRCDPASLPFSTTDELTPLDGVVGQPRAMEALELGLTIRTSGFHVFATGTGGTGKMSTIKRVLAKMNGNGTKRPPRDIVFLFNFNNPNEPYGVKLTAGEGHTLRRDMHQFVADLQEAVPNLFDNKEFKARRDALVETFRDRQKHIFSELEAEMKGKAFAMVQVQIGNLTRPAIMPIIEDQPVPFEQLEQMAKNGNFPSGRLGDLKRAHQELSNQLESTLKEARRIDRELKENLRQLEKDLASTVVKSLVNDLREDHAADALKPYFDDMYEYTLENLSRFKEKDEAETSIPMPIAGLFGHEAPDTHPFLEWDVNVVVDNAQTKERPIIVENTPTYRNLFGTIERALAPNAHFTTDFTKIRAGSILRADGGYVIFHLMDALTEPGVWKALKRTIKSRKLEIESYDSFLFYLSSAMKPLGIDIDVKFVVVGENQLYHFLYAADEDFRRMFKIRADFDTVMGRDEDATLKTARFVAQIVRNDGLPPFDRSAIAALLEEGVAMAGDQEKLTTRFSVLSDLVCESAYWANKSKAKTVLARHVDRALDARRNRANLVEERIQEMIRRDRILIDTAGGIVGRINGLSVYQIGDYLFGKPTRITCSVAMGRAGVINIEREAKLSGKLYDKGLFILSGFLRSRFSQDKPISLSASIAFEQSYGLIDGDSASMAETIALFSAIAGVAIDQSVAVTGSLNQDGEVQPIGAVNEKIDGFYSVCKERKLTGKQGVIIPAGNERDLMLRNEITEAVKKGKFHVWSVSTIDEALEICTGIAAGKRGDDGHYPPKSLNGRVDKRLLDLARDIQDFGKEKKKSDEKGASVKPPDEKTPPKKSPARKPPAQKTPAKK